In Gadus chalcogrammus isolate NIFS_2021 chromosome 11, NIFS_Gcha_1.0, whole genome shotgun sequence, a single window of DNA contains:
- the mvk gene encoding mevalonate kinase, whose product MHVRHCIISAPGKAILHGEHAVVHGKVALAVSLNLRTYLELKATSTGKVSIDLPNIDTFLYWDLSDLQPLVSESFAKPEEAQRLDPELLGRLREFVGVTNGNLDTRSMATLAFLYIYLSLFGSG is encoded by the exons ATGCATGTCCGACACTGCATCATCTCCGCGCCAGGGAAGGCCATCCTGCACGGAGAGCATGCGGTCGTGCACGGAAAG GTGGCTCTTGCTGTCAGCCTCAACCTCAGGACTTATCTAGAATTGAAGGCGACCTCTACTGGTAAAGTCTCTATAGACCTTCCCAACATCGACACATTCCTCTACTGGGACCTGTCTGACCTCCAGCCGCTGGTGTCGGAGTCCTTCG CCAAACCAGAGGAGGCCCAGCGGTTGGACCCGGAGCTCCTCGGACGACTGCGAGAGTTTGTGGGCGTCACCAATGGAAACCTGGACACGCGCAGCATGGCCACCCTGGCCTTCCTCTACATCTACCTCTCCTTGTTTGGATCAGGGTAA
- the mmab gene encoding corrinoid adenosyltransferase, whose amino-acid sequence MASFVLKVLNVRLLIRRGTCLHRPSTETLFGVCRSPYSTDGDSRVPKIYTKTGDKGFSSTFTGERRPKEDQVFEALGTTDELSSALGLAREFCLDKGHSFTPQLDKIQCVLQDLGSNVATPVSSARESHRKKTTFSPEPIAELETWIDEFTEELPPLTNFILPSGGKSSSALHVARTICRRAERRVSPIVRAGEVDPNVAKYLNRLSDYLFTVARYAAMKEGSQETIYQRPT is encoded by the exons ATGGCTTCATTCGTTCTCAAGGTGTTAAATGTGCGTTTGTTGATAAGGAGAGGCACATGTTTACATCGGCCGTCCACAGAAACGTTGTTTGGCGTATGCAGGag CCCTTACTCCACTGATGGAGACAGTAGAGTCCCAAAGATCTACACAAAGACTGGAGACAAAG GTTTCTCCAGCACCTTCACGGGCGAGAGGAGGCCCAAAGAGGACCAGGTGTTTGAGGCACTGGGGACCACAGATGAGCTGTCTTCTGCCTTAGG CTTGGCCCGGGAGTTCTGTCTGGACAAAGGCCACTCCTTCACCCCTCAGCTGGACAAG ATCCAGTGCGTCCTACAAGATTTGGGTTCAAATGTTGCCACGCCGGTGTCCTCCGCAAGAGAGAGTCACAGAA AGAAAACTACGTTCAGCCCTGAGCCAATAGCAGAACTGGAAACCTGGATTGATGAATTCACAGAGGAACTTCCACCGCTAACTAACTTCATCCTGCCT tCTGGCGGGAAGAGCAGCTCTGCTCTCCACGTTGCCCGGACGATCTGTCGCCGGGCAGAACGCAG GGTTTCTCCCATCGTTCGTGCGGGCGAAGTGGACCCAAACGTTGCCAAATATTTGAACAG GCTGAGCGACTACCTGTTCACTGTGGCCCGGTACGCAGCCATGAAGGAGGGCAGCCAGGAGACCATCTACCAGCGACCCACATAA